DNA from Mucilaginibacter mallensis:
AACCGCCAAAAATAATAGCTGGACAAAATTGCTGAACGTAGTAGACGGGCAGGCTGAACACAAAACTGTATGGTTCTTATTTTCCCTGATCTTTCAGGGTGTGCTTTTTCTGCCGATACCGGCGGTTCTCCTATATTATTATCACGCTCCTATTATTGTTTTGCCAATCACTTTTGGCTTGTACCTGGGTAATATAATTGTAGGTATGGGCGGTTCAGGTATAAGGGTTGTATTGGGTTTTCAGCTATTGAGTGTACTGATTAATTTGGGTATGCTGGCGCTATATATCCTTTAATAATATCCCCTAGTGTCACGTCAACAGTCTTTAGTCATAAGTTTCAAGCCAGATTTCGTTTTTTTTGAATTTTGACTCAAGACTTTAGGCTTACGACTAGCGACATTTTATGATTGACACGATACTAGTTACAAAAACCTCCGGGCCATTACGCTCGGAGGTTTTTGTAATGTGTTAATTACCGCTTACAGTCTTTCGCGCATGTACAGGCTTTACCTACACATTTATTCATTTCCCACGAGTCTAGGTTCCTGATGGTTTGCTCAGCTATATTTAGCTGTTCAGGCACATTGGCTAGTTTTATTCCTTTGCTGGCTGCGGCAAGTTTATCAATATGACTTGTAACAGCCGAGCGCGTGGTGATGTATTTAATACCCAGTTCCGCCAGTTTGTTTATTACTTCAGCCGATACATCATCGCTGGAAAATACCATAACCGCCTGCTTACCCGCGGCAAAAATAGCCGTCTCTAAACTCAGTGAATTAAAGATCAATGTAATATCATGTTTTTTTTGATTGGCTTTCGCCAGCGATTCCCTTTCAGCAGGTTTCACGCTATAAGCTACTACTTTCATGCTGCAATAATAGCATTACAGATTTTTCCCCGCCATGAGCATGGTCAGGCAGAAAAATGATTGTAGTCAATTTTTCATTTTGGTGAGCCTGGCCAGGTCAATGATGGTAATTGTGCTGCCTGTTTTCTCAATTAAGCCCTCTTCCTTAAAATCTGATAAGGTACGGCTCACGGTTTCAGTGGCCATAGCGGCCATAGCAGCAAGGTCCTCACGGGCAATTTTAAAACTATCAGTTTCACTGCCAGGTTGGCGATGTAGGCGCAACAGTGCCTGGGCCATTTTTTTTCTTACGGAATGATAGGCCATTTGTAATAGTTGTTCTTCCTTTTCGCGGATATCATTGGCTAATAGTTTAATAAACTCGCGGGCAACTTCAGGATAAAGATTTAGCAATTGCTCCAATTGTTCTTTGGGGATCAGGCATAATAAACTATCTTCTAAAGCGGTAGCGGTATCTGTATATTCCTCGTTTGATAGCATGGCGTTAATGCCTAAATAATCATCGGCCGAATAAATGC
Protein-coding regions in this window:
- a CDS encoding Rossmann-fold NAD(P)-binding domain-containing protein; its protein translation is MKVVAYSVKPAERESLAKANQKKHDITLIFNSLSLETAIFAAGKQAVMVFSSDDVSAEVINKLAELGIKYITTRSAVTSHIDKLAAASKGIKLANVPEQLNIAEQTIRNLDSWEMNKCVGKACTCAKDCKR